The genomic stretch tgaactctccttcactgctggtgggaatgtaaactcatacaaacactctggaaatcaatctggcactttctcagacgaCTAGAAAtatcacttcctcaagatctggccataccactcttaggcatatatccaaaaggggatcaagtacacaataaagacatttgctcaaccatgtttatagcagctttatttgtaatagccagaagttggaaacagcccagatgcccttcaactgaagaatggatgcagaaattgtggtacatctacacaatggagtattactctgcaatgaaaaataaggaaatcatgaaatttgcaggtaaatggtgggacatggaaagattcatgctgagtgagttgtcccagaagcaaaaagacacagacggcatatactcactcatatacgtatataacataagataaacctactgaaccctgaacatctaaaaaaaactaatcaagagagcagaccctGAATAAAACGCTCAGtctccatcccgaaaggcaaagaggatagacatcataagaagaagaaaacaggaaacaacctaggaacctgccacagagggcctcttaaaggctctgccctacagactatcaaagcagacactgagacttaaggccaactgatgggcaaagtgcatggaatcttaagtaagaagtgggaaatagtaagatctggagaggacaggaaccccacaaggagagcaacagaaccagaaaatttgaacacaggggtctacGCAGGGACTcattttccaaccaaggaacatgtgtggagataacctagaacccctgcacagatgaagtccatgacagcgtagtgtccaagtgggttccatagtaatgggaagagggactgcctctgacataatctgatagccctgttctttcctgttctttgatcacctcccccagaggggagagcagccctaccaggccacagaagatgacaatgcagccattcctgatgggatctgatcgACTAAGATCAGaacgaaggagaggaggacctcccctatcaatggacttgggaggggcaagcgagaaccagggggagggagggtggggctgggagtgtaggagggaggggcttatggtgggatacaaagtgaattaactgtaattaaaaaaaatgaaggaaacagcAAACAATAGCTCACAGAGTGTGTCACCTAGTGGCTGAATCTGGAGAAACTTGCCGGTTCTCAGATGAGGGCTTGCAGAGAGCAGTTCAGCTTGCCTTTCCTAGTTACCAACAACAGAAAAGGCTCTGTGTCCgggagaaaatacaaaaataccAACAGAAAAATCAAGAAACCTAATTAACTCCTAGGCCAAACTTGCAGTGCTTGCAGTCAATCACTAACTCACAGATGGCCAGGCACTCACTCAAGCCAAAGCAAAACCAGGTGTTTTTTGGGGAGGGTCAGCAATGGATTTGAGGTGGCCTGGTAACATTTGTTTTCTTGGAAAACTcagcagtgtcttccagacactaCATggcaattattttaaattttcatttcctcttaGTTGTTTCACCTTTATGTTTAACCTTGCACAAACATCAAACTGTTTACTGGAGGCCAGGCTTGTAGACAGTACAGGAGGGGTGAAGACAAAAACCCTTCCCAGTGATATTCAAGCTCTCAAATGCCACTGATCCATGGATGCACTTATATTTCATGAAAGAGAGGAGAAATTTCATGGAGTGCAGATGTGAGATATTCTGATGCCCTTTACCATTGGAAAATCAATATGGACTTCAAGCTTTGATGTTTCCACAGGATTCATATCTAAAAAAAGCTACTCCTATCCCATGAATTCCGTCACAGAGCATATTTTAGCACATGCTAGCATTCCCATTTCAGTGAACAAATGAATTTCTAATAGATTGTTGAGAAACTTAATCCCTACTATTAAAACTATAGCAAAGCAATACTACTGTGCCAGGACTTCGGTTAAAAGAGGCTTTAGAGATCCTCCCCTAATGTTTACCAAATCTATTCTAACAGCtgggtgatttaaaaaaagaaaactcaacctGTTTGTCTATATGGAAGTGAAATCCTAGGATAGGAAAGAGGTTCCACAGCAGAGAATACACTCTTGCGTATGGAAAATAGTGAATTTGACCTGAATGCAATTGGTTTCTTCTACATTCAAGACCCAATAGTGCACATTCTTGAAATGACAGGACATCTTCCAAAAGAAACCTATGTCATGAAAAATTccacaaaaaagaacaaacaaataacccaagAACGCTCAAAAAAAAGTCCTGAATTCATTcaccttttgtttttctcagccATGCTAGTATATTTCACCAGGCGGTAACACCCAGTAGGAACACTTGAAAGGATTGAACAAGATGGGTTAATACAACATGTCCGCAGGAATCATGGATACCACCCTCCAAGAATACGGTAGTTGAATGCTGTCTACCGCAATCACGTTAACCACGTCATATAATGCAGGTGTATAACCACTGAGAGTATGGAGAGAATCCAGTGTAAACATCATACAATGTTCCACGACTCCAGTTCTTCCATCGAGTCTGGTAATACAGGCCTATAATGAAAAATGATGGCAATGAGTATGAAGGATAACCCTCCACAGATGGCCCTCCACAGCCCCTCAGCTCCAAATAGCAGGTCTCTCACCCTATCCTGGCTCTCATCCTTGACACACAGGAAATGCCTGGGTACTGAGTCAAGACATCTGAGTCACCATCCCCCACACTCTAATTAAACCCGGGAAACAGGAGGAGTCCTGGGTGTCTGCCCTACACACTCTACTTCCCTGGTTTTACATCTCATCTCAGGCCTTACTGACCAAAGTCTTGATTGTCTTCATCAGCAGGCTGAACACCTCAAACCCCCTGCACTCAGGGTTTCCCCACGATTGTCTCATAGCCAAGACAGTCTTGTAACTGTTGTCCACAGAATAGCCTAACGTCAAGTAAAGTTCACAGCTTAGGAATTGAGTATGTGTATGCTCTACATAACTttctgcttattttcttttcagttagTGAACAAATGTGTATATCATTTCACGCACTTTGGCAGGGGATATACTGCCACACATACCAAACAAAACCCTGGGTGAGAAAGGTATCAGGAAGGAAGGATAGGTAGCCACCTACCTATGAAGTAACTTACCCTTTGCATATTCTGAAAGCTAAGTGGTCTCACAGAGTCAATGTTGATATATGAAGTTCCTGTGATCATGGAATAGGCCACCAGCACCAAATCTCCCTTGAAAGGCCTGAATGCTGAAACAGTCAACAAAGTTAGAAGTGTAAGAATTGCACTAGGATCACATCCCTTTGTCACAGCAATATGCTGACCAACATTTCTTGCATGTAGGGTAACTTTTCCAAATGCTTAGAAACCTCACATAGCTTACTTATGGAGGGAAAGCTTAGGCCCTTTTAATGATGGGTATCTCCAATGATTTGTCAGGCATTAATAATGACATGAGTGTGCCTGAGAATGGAAGTTATGGCTAGGAGCCCTGGATTTACTCAAGGGGTCACACTGATATCTCTTTTGAGGGTGGTAGCTAGGTACATATCACAATTACATGCTTGAACGTTGGTACCTGGTCTAGGGACAAAATATTAGAACCTGTATCTTGAGTATTCTTGaaagaggacacaaagagaaaagaGACCTGTATGCACCTTTGCTTCAAAGTCATGGAAGTACTTTCAAGGTAAATCTCTTATACATGTGTGATGCTCTCACTGATTTGATTTTGAATGCATTCTGATGCACTGGCAAAAAGACTATGATCTTAACACTCAGAAGGGCAAGGGAAGTGATTCTTAATCTCATGAACAATTCTCACATATGTTGTTTGTTTCAGGTAACATTGACGAAGCCTATGccacaaatcaaaataaaaaaaaatagccaaataAATGAATCAATTAGTGAAAACCACATGGACACATGATGACATTCACAAGGGACAGAATCTGTAGGCGATGTTTATAGTATTACCCTTTTCCCATTAATTGTGCCTTACTTTCAATTTCAAGGACATTTACCACACTCTCAAGAGGTTCTAACCCAAGCCCAATACCTATATGCCTTGCCCAATGTTGTTAAAGCTATAAATCCTACCTCCAGAAAACAGGTGTATAGGAAAAGAAACACCATTGCTAACGTAGATGTTGTCCTGCATTACGTGAGTGACATATTTAATACAAAATCTCTTGCCGAGTTTTGATGGATCCTTACAGTCAAGTGGATTGTTCATAATTTTCACCTATAAGAGAAGAAGACAGTAGCTGCAGGTAAAACAACAATTATATTCAGGAGTTTGTACACTTACCAAGGTGTTGCCATTAAAAcaacaggttttagtgggttgaCCTCTCACAATTTTGAGGATACTTGCAGGGTATAGTTCTGTGCCAGAGACAATGGACTTTATTATTCATACCGAACAGCCCTCCTGCTGCAGAAAGCTATTAAACACCTCTTCTCAAACCTCCAACAAGCATTTTCTGTTATAGATGTGCTATGGACCTGAGATGATGGCATAAATTCTGTGTTCTTGCTCCATGGACTACTAATTGCCTTGCAAATGTGAACTTCACACCTTTGTTTAACTCACTCACAAACTTACCTTCTGGCCTTAGGAATACAGGGCTCTTGCTTTCTTGAAACTCAAAATTCAACAgtgtaaaatacatttaaatatctACTCCTGAACAAGTTGTAATCATGGTTGTCACTCAAATTAGAGAATTGTTTTGCACATGTATGCAGAAAGAAATTGCTAGAGTGACATGTCATGGGGTAATTGGAGGAAATGGGCTTTGAGGTACAtgggaaggaagagaagtgggTTTCTTGGCAGACAGGAGTGGAGAACAAATAAATCAACAAAGACAAGAATGAGCATCACAATtttggagaagggaggaaagcaTGCTAAGCCCTATGTGGCCTGGGTACAGGAGCTCTCAATGCCTTGGAAGAAGTAACCCAGAAGAGATTGCAAAGACAAGTCATGCAAGGCTGGCTCCATTTACCTACAGTCTGGAAGGATAGTATTTTTCTGGCTTAACAAAGATAATGACCCTTATTGGAagtgtttttcctttaaaattatcAATGTATGTCCTTTATATGGAAATAGAATAGCCACATGAGCACAAGCAGAAAACCATCTCCATTATCCAGAAACTGTGACTTGCTGCCTGTTTGAAAAGCAAAAGTGAGCAATATGCATGCTATTGAAATATctcagaaagacacagaaaaggaCTGCAGAAATGGCCATCTGGACTCACCATTGGGAAATGTGGAACAATTTGTGAATTGCATTCCCAATCACATGGTACTTATTTTGGATGCACTCATTATGTGTAGAGGGAGAAGAGTAATGATAAGTTCTTGTCCTAAGATCCCTGATGGACGCTGGAATCACTAATACCAAAGGATGTTACATGTCTTTTCAAACCCTAAATACTTTCCATTTCTACCTGTCACTTGGTGTACTTCTGGATAGTTACCAGTACAGATGGGATGGTCCTTCTCCCAGGATTGCTTGCACTGAGGAGACAAGAGCTTAGCTCCTGTCTGACTGCTCACCACCACTTATGTCAGCATGCAGGGGAATGAGCATCTCAAACTCTGACCCTTCTGCATCCTGAGTCTACACTAACGCACAGGCATATTGAACCCTAAA from Meriones unguiculatus strain TT.TT164.6M chromosome X, Bangor_MerUng_6.1, whole genome shotgun sequence encodes the following:
- the LOC132649950 gene encoding cancer/testis antigen 55-like; this translates as MLSLLRRISALFQWNKKSEEAPEEQPQDISNLQSVHGVVTSLCANYGWINKSIFFHTDVVCDNMPVRIGVNVIALVEEDETTQVLNAIKVKIMNNPLDCKDPSKLGKRFCIKYVTHVMQDNIYVSNGVSFPIHLFSGAFRPFKGDLVLVAYSMITGTSYINIDSVRPLSFQNMQRACITRLDGRTGVVEHCMMFTLDSLHTLSGYTPALYDVVNVIAVDSIQLPYSWRVVSMIPADMLY